The Ornithinimicrobium sufpigmenti genome includes the window GGCCCCGGGTCCCGGCCGACCATCGACCAGACGAAGGCGAAGCCGGACAGCGAGAAGTGGACCACCATGAAGATGTGTCCGGAGTGGGTCCGCATCGCCCAGTCCAGCATCCCCGTCCAGTAGAAGACGATGAGGCTGCCGAAGAAGATGGCCCCCGCCACGACCGGGTTGACGATGAACTTCGCCCACCCGGAGTGCACCACCGCGGTGAGCACCTCGCGGGGGCCGAGGGTGCGGTCGCGCCGGGCGGGCAGGGCCCGGTAGGCGAGGGTGATCCCCTGGGCCGGCACCAGCAGGATCGGCACGAGCATCATCAGCGCCATGTGCATGATCATGTGCTGGGAGAACATCACCCGCCCGTAGACCGCGGGGCCGCCGTTGGTGACCCAGATGAAGGCCACCCAGCCGAGCACCCACAGGATCGTCCGGCCGACCGGCCAGGCGTCGCCGCGCCGACGCAGCCTGGCGACACCGGCGAGGTAGAGCCCGATCGCGACCAGCGCGGTGAGCAGGAAGAGCCAGTTGACCTGCCAGGAGGTGAAGAGCCGGGCCCAGGTGAACGGCTCGGGCATGGGATAGCCGGTGAGCACGTAGGCCATGTCCCCGATCCGAGGCTCCGCACCGACCGGTGGCGGGGTGCGCCCGAGCACGGTGCCCAGCCCCATCGCGGTCCCCATCAGGACGACCTCGAGGGCAGCCAGCTTGGCGAAGGCCCGTGAGCGGCCCTCGTCACCGGCGACGATCGTGCGCCGCTGCACCAGGCCGAAGACGAACAGGCCGGCCAGCGCCGCCACCTTGAGCCAGATGACGACCCAGTAGGGGGTCACGAGGTCGGCGACCTCGTCGACGGTGAGCAGGGCGAAGAGCACACCGGAGAGCCCCACCGCGACGAAGCACCATGCGGCGAGGGTGGAGTAGCGCCGCAGCGCGTCCCCCAGGGCCGGACCCAGGACGGGCAGGAGCAGGGCGAGCGCCAGCAGCCCGCCGACCCACACGGTGATCCCGACCAGGTGGATGCCCAGCGAGGTGACGGCGGTCTCGTGGCCGTCGGTGCCGCTGGCGTGGCCGCTGAAGGCCAGCGGCATCAGCGCCAGCAGGGACAGCACGCTGGCCCAGGCCAGGGCGCCGCGGGTGCGGGCCAGGGCCGCGAACGGCACCAGGACGGCGACCATGACCGTCTCCAGCCCACGCAGCGCCATGACCTCAAGCGACATATTGCCCCACAGCTGGCTGAGGTAGCCGGGGGCCGAGGGCTGGATGCCGGCCAGGTCGCCGAAGCCGAGGACGAGGATCCCGAGCGCGCTGAGCGCCCAGAGGGCGGCGGACATCGAGGCGACCTTCGCGGCCGTGGCCCGCCGGGAGGTGGTCTTTCCCTCGCGGACCAGGAAGGCTGCGACCAGCAGCAGGCCGATCGTCAACGAGGCGGCGAGGTGGTGCACGACCCTCAGCAGCACCATCCCCCAGCGCACCACGGGGCCGGCATCGCCCAGCGCCAGCGGCTCCACGGCCCCGCTGAAGGCCGCCACAGGGATCGCCACCACCACCGCGGCGACGAGCGCGGCGACCGGGGCGGTCCAGGAGAGCGGGGGACGGTGCGGCATACCAGCAATGCTAGGTCTGATTTCTGCACGGCCCGGACCCCGTCGTGGGAAGGGCTGGCCGGCAGGCCCGATCAGGCGGAGAAGCGCGCCGGCGGTGCCACCCCACCCGTACGGGCGGGGCCCGTCCCCTGGATGGGCTTTTCGCCAGGACGTTTGCGAGACTGGGCAGGTCGAGTCGACGACGGTGCCGGCGTGGAGGGGGATTCCCCGGTACCCGTGGCCACGCCGTGCCCGCCTCCGCCCCGGCGCATCGCACGACGAAATCACGAAGAGAGAGAGCAATCATCATGCGTCGCACCTTCACCACCATCACCGCGCTCGGCGCCGTCCTCGCCCTCGCCGCGTGCAACGGCGACAGCACGGACGACACCGCGACCGACGAGGACACCGCCGCCGTCGAGACCACGGACGAGACGACCGACGAGACCACTGACGAGACGACGGACGCTGACACCGACACGGCCACCGCCGACGGCGAGGCGACCACCGCGGGCGCCGACGGGGCCGGCGCGACCGCAGGCGGCATGACCGACCCGGTCTGCGCGGAGTTCTTCCAGACCCAGGGCACCCCGCTGTCCGAGCGGGCCACCGCGCAGTTCGAGATCGTCGGCGCGGGTGACGACCTCGACCCGGTGTCCTTCTCCGAGGTCAACCTGCTCAACGGCCGCATCACCGACCTGGTCGAGGACGCCGAGGGCGAGCAGGCCGACCTGCTCACCCGCGTCAACGCCCCGTTCGACGAGGTCGTCCAGGCCGTCACCTCCGAGGACGCCGGCCTGGAGCCCGAGATCGCGATCCCGAGTGTCGACACCGCCGACGCCGAGGCCGCGCTGGAGGAGTTCGAGGCGTCCTGCGCCTGATCCGCCCCGGTGCCTGCGCCTGATCCGCCCCAGGCGTTGCGCCGTCGGTCAGTACCGTGAGGACCGCCCGCGAGCATGCTCGTTCATGCTCCCGGGCGGTCCTGTCGTTACTCTGGTCGGCATGGTCGTCCACCCCCCGCCACCCGCCGACGTCCCGTCCCTCATCGAGGCCTACCGCGAGGTGCTCGGCGGCCTCGTGGACACCTGCGACGGCCTGCGCCCCGCGGAGTGGGACCTGCCGACCGCGTGCGACGGGTGGACCGCGCGCGACCACCTCGCCCACGTCGTGCACCTCGAGGACCAGCTGACCGGCGGAGAGCACCCGATCAGCGGCTGGGCCGACGGCCCTCGCGGCGAGCAGGAGGCCATCGCGATCGGGCACCCGGAGCACGTGCGCAACTCCTTCGGCGTGTGGATCGAGGAGGGCGTCCGGGCCCGTGCGGAGCACTCCCCCGAGGACCTGCTCGCCGAGCTGCGCGGGCTGATCGAGGTCCGGGTGGCGCAGATGTACGATCCCGACCTCGAGCTGGACACCCCGGTCCGCTCGATCCGGGGCCGGCAGACGCCGTTCGGTGAGCTTGCGGTGCTGCGGCTCAGCGACGTCTGGGTGCACACCCAGGACATCCGCGACGTCGTGGACCGTCCCGGGCTGCTGGACTCCCCCGGCGCCGTGGTCTTCACCGCCGCCATCCTCGGCGCCCTGCCCGACGTCGTGGCCAAGCGGGTCGAGCCGCCGGCCGGGACCGTCGTCATCGTGGAGAGCACCGGCCCGGTCACCGGGCGCGGGGGCGTGCGCATCACCACCGACGCCGACGGCGAGTGCGTCGCCCACGAGCTCTTCACCGGCCACGTGGAGGAGCACGAGGAGGGCGACGCCCCCGCCGCCGAGGAGCAGCCGGAGGAGTCGGTGACCACGATCTCGATGTCGACCCACGAGCTCACCCGCCGCGCCGCGGGCCGACAGAGCACGGAGGAGACGCGCTACCACGTGCACGGCGACGAGGACCTGGCCCGCCGCGTCCTCGACGCGCTCGTCCTCACCCCGTGACCCGAGCCGGCGCGCAGGTGGTCGGCGACGGGATCGCGCCGGGTCAGCTGCAGACCAACCTGCTCGGGATCGCCCTGGGCGGCGGGGGTGCGCGCGGACTGTGCCACATCGGGGTATGGCGCGTGCTCCAGGAGCTGGACGTGCGCCCCGACCTGGTTTCCGGGACCAGCATGGGCGGTCTGGTCGGGGCGTTCATCGCGGCGGGCTACAGTGCCGAGGAGCTGGAGGAGATCACCGCCAGCGTCGGCTGGCTGAAGCTGATCGACTGGGGGCTGTCGGGGCGGCTGCTGTCGACCAAGGCCTACCGAGCCTTCCTGGAGGAGCACCTGCCGCCGACCTTCGAGGAGCTGGAGCTCCCGCTGGTGCTGACCACGACGGACGTGGTCGACGGGCAGATCCACTACCTGCGCTCCGGCGACCTGCACACCGCGATCCGGGCCACGACGGCATACCCGGGCCTGGTCGAGCCGGTGCCGCTGGGCGACGCGATCCTGGTCGACGGCGGCATCCTCAACCAGATCCCGGTCGACGGCGCGCTGTTCCTCGGCGCGCGGCGGGTGATCGCGGTCAACGCCACGGCGCTGGAGCCGCTGGAGCGGCCGAAGAACGTGGAGAAGGTGCTGCGGCGCCGCCCGGTGACCGGCGCGCTCAAGGAGGCGATGCGGGCCATCGACGTCATGCAGACCCAGCTGACGATGGCCCGGCTGTCGCTCTACCGCCCCGACGTGCTCATCGACCCGCCCATCCAGGGGGTGGACATCCAGGACTTCCACAAGGCCAAGGAAGCCATCGCTGCCGGTGACGAGGCGACCCGGGAGGCGGCCGACCGGATCCGGCGGCTCATCGCGGTCGAGTAGCGGCGCTGGACCCGGTCTGGCGGCTCCATCGCGGTCGAGTAGCGGCGCCTGGGCGGGTCGGCCGCGAGGGCGTGTCCTGTTGGTCCCTTTGGCGTGTTCTGTGCGTCCCTATGACGTGTTCGGTGGGTCCCTATGACGTGTTCTGTCGAGCTTTGTGGCGTGTCCTATCGGGGTGGCGAGGGCTGTACCAGGCGAGCCCTGCCACGAAGACCGCCACCACCAGCAGCGCCGTGCCCGCGACCCAGAGGCCGGGGCCCCACTCCACGCCGAGCTCCAGCCCCAGCCCGACGGCGGCGACCAGCAGCGCGGCCTGGCCCGCGAGCCGGGTGGCGCGGAACTGCGCCATCCGCTCGGCGTGGTCGGCCTCGCTGCCGCTGAGCAGCCGGGCGGCGGGTGCCAGCCGCCGGGTGACCGACTGCAGGACGGCATAACCCAGGAAGAACACCGCCCCGGCGATCGCGACCCGCGGGTTGCCCCGGGCGAAGCCGCCGACCAGCACGACTCCCGCGCCGAGGACGCACAGGGCGGTGAACAGGCGGTCCTTCAGGGCGGGGCGGGCCATGGGGTCAGGGTATGTGGTGCCTCGCCGCACCCCCAGCGCATGCCTGTGCGGGAACGGTGTGTCACATCCGTTGTCGCGACAACGGATGTGACACACCGTTTCGGCACCACGGTGCGCTCAGTCCCAGACCCGGCGCCTGGCCGCGCGGGAATGCGCGCGCTCAGCCCCAGACCATCGCCCTCGCGGGGTCCTCCAGGAGCCCCCCGAGGTCGGCGAGGAAGCGGGAGCCGAGCTCGCCGTCGATGAGGCGGTGGTCGAAGGAGACCGCGAGCTGGGTGACCCAGCGCGGCTCGATCCGCTCCTCCGCCCCCGTGCCGACGACCCACGGCATGCGGCGGACCGCGCCGAAGGCCACGATCGCGGACTCGCCGGGGTTGATGATCGGGGTGCCGGTGTCGACGCCGAAGACGCCCACGTTGGTGATCGTGATCGTGCCGCCGGACTGGTCTGCCGGCTGCGTCCGGCCGGCCTTGGCGGTGGCGACCAGGTCCTGCAGGGCCTCGGCCAGCTGGCGCAGGTCCATCAGGTCCGCGTCCTTGATGTTGGGCACGATGAGCCCGCGCGGGGTCGCCGCGGCGATCCCGAGGTTGACGTAGTTGCGGCGCACGATCTGCTGCGCCTGCTCGTCCCACACCGCGTTCATGCCCGGGTTGCGGCGCACCGCGATCGTCATCGCCTTGGCGAGGATCAGCAGCGGGCTGATCCGCAGGTCGGTCATGCCGTACGAGCGGTCCGCCTTCAGCCGCTCGACCAGCTCCATCGTGGCGCTGACGTCCACGGTGAGGAACTCGGTGACGTGCGGGGCGCTGAACTTCGAGCTCACCATCGCCTGGGCCATCATCTTGGTGACGCCCTTGACGTCGACCCGCTCCTCCCGCTCGCCACTGCGGTCGAGCTGCGGACGCTGGTAGGAAGCGGCCTGCGGCGCGCGGTTGCCCGAGTCTCCCCCGACAGCCGCTGGCGCAGCCGAGGGCGCCGCGTCGCCGGTGGCAGCGCCCTCACCGGCAGGGGCCGCGAGCTCGGCCGCGACGTGCTGCGCCGACGGCGAGGCAGCGCTCCCGGCCAGGTAGGCGTCGACGTCGGAGCGGCGGATCACGCCGTCCTCGCCGGCCGGGGTGACCTGGGTGAGGTCGACGCCGCGGTCCTTGGCGTACTTGCGCACCGGCGGGGTGGACCGCACCTTGCGCGGCCCGACGCTCTCGGCCTCCGCCTCCGCCTGGGCGGCCCCGCGGCGACGGCGACGGGTCGTGGAGCCCTCGATCGCGCCATACCCGACCAGCACCGCCTCCCGCTTGGTGCCCTCCTGCGCGGTCTCGCCACCCGCCGTGGCGGTGGGCACGAGGTCGTCGGAGGCGGCGGTCGCCGCGTCGGTGACGTCCTCGACGCTGGTCGTGCCGGACCCGCCACCACCTCGGCCGCCGTCGCCGTTGTCGATGACGATGATCGGGGTGCCGACCTCGACCTCGTCACCCTCCTGGGCGAGGATCTCGGTCACCGTGCCGGCCCACGGGATGGGCAGCTCGACCAGCGACTTGGCGGTCTCCACCTCGACCACGATGTC containing:
- a CDS encoding maleylpyruvate isomerase family mycothiol-dependent enzyme gives rise to the protein MVVHPPPPADVPSLIEAYREVLGGLVDTCDGLRPAEWDLPTACDGWTARDHLAHVVHLEDQLTGGEHPISGWADGPRGEQEAIAIGHPEHVRNSFGVWIEEGVRARAEHSPEDLLAELRGLIEVRVAQMYDPDLELDTPVRSIRGRQTPFGELAVLRLSDVWVHTQDIRDVVDRPGLLDSPGAVVFTAAILGALPDVVAKRVEPPAGTVVIVESTGPVTGRGGVRITTDADGECVAHELFTGHVEEHEEGDAPAAEEQPEESVTTISMSTHELTRRAAGRQSTEETRYHVHGDEDLARRVLDALVLTP
- a CDS encoding dihydrolipoamide acetyltransferase family protein, translating into MPEFKLPDPGEGLVEATIVQWKVAVGDTVQTNDIVVEVETAKSLVELPIPWAGTVTEILAQEGDEVEVGTPIIVIDNGDGGRGGGGSGTTSVEDVTDAATAASDDLVPTATAGGETAQEGTKREAVLVGYGAIEGSTTRRRRRGAAQAEAEAESVGPRKVRSTPPVRKYAKDRGVDLTQVTPAGEDGVIRRSDVDAYLAGSAASPSAQHVAAELAAPAGEGAATGDAAPSAAPAAVGGDSGNRAPQAASYQRPQLDRSGEREERVDVKGVTKMMAQAMVSSKFSAPHVTEFLTVDVSATMELVERLKADRSYGMTDLRISPLLILAKAMTIAVRRNPGMNAVWDEQAQQIVRRNYVNLGIAAATPRGLIVPNIKDADLMDLRQLAEALQDLVATAKAGRTQPADQSGGTITITNVGVFGVDTGTPIINPGESAIVAFGAVRRMPWVVGTGAEERIEPRWVTQLAVSFDHRLIDGELGSRFLADLGGLLEDPARAMVWG
- a CDS encoding patatin-like phospholipase family protein; the encoded protein is MTRAGAQVVGDGIAPGQLQTNLLGIALGGGGARGLCHIGVWRVLQELDVRPDLVSGTSMGGLVGAFIAAGYSAEELEEITASVGWLKLIDWGLSGRLLSTKAYRAFLEEHLPPTFEELELPLVLTTTDVVDGQIHYLRSGDLHTAIRATTAYPGLVEPVPLGDAILVDGGILNQIPVDGALFLGARRVIAVNATALEPLERPKNVEKVLRRRPVTGALKEAMRAIDVMQTQLTMARLSLYRPDVLIDPPIQGVDIQDFHKAKEAIAAGDEATREAADRIRRLIAVE
- a CDS encoding cytochrome c oxidase assembly protein; translated protein: MPHRPPLSWTAPVAALVAAVVVAIPVAAFSGAVEPLALGDAGPVVRWGMVLLRVVHHLAASLTIGLLLVAAFLVREGKTTSRRATAAKVASMSAALWALSALGILVLGFGDLAGIQPSAPGYLSQLWGNMSLEVMALRGLETVMVAVLVPFAALARTRGALAWASVLSLLALMPLAFSGHASGTDGHETAVTSLGIHLVGITVWVGGLLALALLLPVLGPALGDALRRYSTLAAWCFVAVGLSGVLFALLTVDEVADLVTPYWVVIWLKVAALAGLFVFGLVQRRTIVAGDEGRSRAFAKLAALEVVLMGTAMGLGTVLGRTPPPVGAEPRIGDMAYVLTGYPMPEPFTWARLFTSWQVNWLFLLTALVAIGLYLAGVARLRRRGDAWPVGRTILWVLGWVAFIWVTNGGPAVYGRVMFSQHMIMHMALMMLVPILLVPAQGITLAYRALPARRDRTLGPREVLTAVVHSGWAKFIVNPVVAGAIFFGSLIVFYWTGMLDWAMRTHSGHIFMVVHFSLSGFAFVWSMVGRDPGPPKWEPPLRLIVLLATLAAHAFFGLALMQGTWLLAPEFYKTIDVPWVDDLLADQQFGGGIAWGVGEIPTVIIVLMVAVDWIRRDDRESVRSDRQADRDGDAALAAYNARLQAMHERSQR